TCGGATCTGGGCCCGCACATGGTGGTCGAAGCCCTGCGCCCGTTCCATGTCGATGGCATCACCGTGAAATTCGTATCGAATGTCGACGGCACCCATTTGCACAATGCCCTGCAAGGGTGTGACCCGGCCACGACCTTGTTCCTGATTGCATCGAAAACATTCACGACGCAGGAAACCATGAAAAACGCGCAAACGGCGCGGGCCTGGTTGCTGGCGAAACTGAAGAAGGACGATGCGATTGCCAAGCATTTCATCGCCCTGTCCACCAATGAAAAGGCCGTGACGGACTTCGGCATCCACCCCGATAACATGTTGCCCTTCCGCGACTGGGTCGGTGGACGGTTCAGCCTGTGGTCATCCATCGGATTATCCATCGCACTGGCCGTTGGCTTCGATCATTTCCGCAGCCTGCTGGATGGCGCGAACGCCATGGACCGGCATTTTCAGACGGCCCCCCTGCACCAGAACCTGCCCGTTCTTATGGGCCTGATCGGTGTATGGAACCGCAATTTTATGAACTGTTCCGGTCTGGCCGTCCTGCCCTATGACCAGAATTTGATCCACCTGCCCGCTTTCCTGCAACAGGTGGACATGGAATCGAACGGCAAGCGCGTCAACCGTGATGGCGAGGCATTACCCTATGCCACGGCACCGATCGTCTTCGGCGAGCCGGGCACGAACGGGCAACATGCGTTTTATCAGATGTTGCATCAGGGGACCGATATCGTACCGTGTGAATTTATCGGATCCCGCGAAACTTTTGCACCCTATGCCGACCACCACCACATCCTGCTCGCCAACATGATCGCGCAGGCGCAAGCCCTGATGACCGGGCGCAGCGAGGAACAATCCAACAACAACCCGCACCAGACCTTCCCCGGCAACCGCCCATCGGTCACATTGCTGTTTGACCGGATGGACGCCTTCAATCTGGGGCAACTGATCGCCCTGTATGAACACCGGGTCTTCGTTCAGGGGATTATCTGGGGCATCAATTCTTTTGACCAGTATGGGGTCGAGCTGGGTAAGATTCTTGCGAATTCCGTTCTGGATTCGGGAAAAAACCCGGAATCTCAAGGCCAAATCGACCCCGCCGGGGCCGCTTTGCTGTCCCTGCTCGCCTAAAAATGAAGGGCTAACACCCGGATATTTAAGATTTTTTAGGCTCCGTCCGGTAGGATGGACGGAACGAATAAGAACAAAAACGCAAAAATTGCGTGTGTGAGGATACCCCGCCCGATGAGTACTGGCCTGCAAAAACTGACGCAGTCCGAACTGGATGAAATCATCCGCAAGCATATGCGCTTCATCAGCGGCATACGGGGCGGTGCGCGCGCGGTCGTAAAATTCAAAGATTTATCCGGCCTGCATTTCCGCAAGGGCGATTTGTCACAGGCCGATTTCACCGGGTCCATCCTGATCAACGCCAATATGTCGAATGCGACATTCAAGGGTGTGTCGTTTTTTGCCTGTGACATGCGCGGGGCCAATTTGGAAAACGCCTGTTTCGCCCGCGCCGATTTTCGCGGCGCAACGGTCGTTGGCGCGAATTTGACCGGGGCCGATTTTGAAAAGGCCGACATGCGCGAAGGCGTTATTCTGGAACGCAACCCGACCAACAAAACATTGTCGGGCAGCATCAACAATTCCAAAGCCAAAACGATTTTCAGCGGATCGCGTTTGTCGGAAACCAACCTGTCCGGGGCCAGCGCAAATTATGCAGACTTCTCCGACGCCGATTTGTCCGGTGTCATCGTCAACGACGCCGATTTTTCCAACGCGAACTTTGAAGGCGCGAACCTGTCCGGGGCTGATTTTACGGGATCAAACCTGAAAAACGCCAACATGAAATCGTCCATTATTTCCGGCACAAAACTGGACGAAGCCGAAACGGCGGGCACAAATATGACCGACGCCCTGACCGAAGATAAAATGGGCAGCAAGCTGGAAGCGCTTGGCAAAACATTGGAACAATTACTGGAAGAACATACCGCATGGATCGCAACGGCGGGAAAATCGGGCACACGGCTGGATTTATCCGGTTATGATTTGCGCCATGTTTTGAATCTCAAAAAATTCTCGCTCACCGCCGTCAAGGCTGTGGGGGCTAACTTCCTGAATCAGGATTTACAAGGGGCCAGCCTGCAAAGCGCGGTGATGGACCGCGCTGATTTCCGCGACACGAAACTGGCCAATGCCGATTTTCGCGGCACATCGCTGAAGAACGGATTATTTTCCCGCGCCAATCTGGTCGGGGCAAATTTGTCGCCGCTGATCTTCCCCAACCCCGATGGGTCGAAGCGGTTGCAACGCGTCAACCTGTCCGGGGCCAATCTGCGCTATGCGATCCTCAGCAACGCCGTACTGGCTGATTGTCTTCTGGTCGGGGCGGATTTGTCTTACGCCGTTATGCATGATTGTGATTTGCGCAGGGCCGACCTGACGGGCGCGATTCTGGATAATGCCGATTTCCACGGTGCCCTGCTGAACGACGTGATCAGCGACCGCAAACTGGGGTAAAACCCCGGATTTTTCCGATTTTTGGGCTGACTCGTCCCGCCCCAGCCGCTAATCTGCCCCTATGCGCATTCGTCATTTGCCAGAAACACTGGTCAACCAGATCGCCGCCGGTGAAGTCATCGAGCGGCCCGCAGCCGCTGTCAAAGAACTGGTCGAAAATGCCATTGATGCCGGGGCCACATCGGTCACGATTGATTTGCGCGATGGCGGCAAAAGCCTGATCCGCATCAGCGATAACGGCATCGGCATGGCGCATGATGAACTCATCGCCTGCCTCGACCGTCACGCGACATCCAAATTAAAGGGCGACGACCTGCTGAATATTTTCACGCTCGGTTTCCGGGGCGAGGCCTTGCCCTCGATCGGCGCGGTCAGCCGCCTGAGCATCGCCAGCCGCGCGCGCGAAACCCCGAACGAAGCATGGGAAATAAAAGTTGAAGGTGGCCGCAAAGACGCCCCCACCCCACACGCCCACCCCGAAGGCACCCGCGTCGAAGTGCGCGATTTGTTTTACGCCACACCCGCCCGCCTGAAATTCCTGAAAGGCGACAAGGCCGAATATGCCGCAGTGAAGGACACCGTGATGCGCCTGGCCATGGCGTTTCCGGCGGTTGGTTTCCGCCTGACCCACAATGACGCGTTGAGCCTGTCCCTGTCCGCCGCGACACAAGGTGATTTGTGGGATCAGCGCCGTGACCGCCTCTCTGCCCTGCTCGGGGCTGACTTCGCCGCCAATACGGTGGCGATTGAGGCCGAACGCGATGGTGTCCGGCTGGAGGGCTATGCCGGCCTGCCAACATGGTCGCGCGGGACGTCGCAAAACCAATATCTGTTCGTCAATGGCCGCCCGGTGCGCGACAAATTGTTGCAAGGCGCGATGCGCGGGGCTTATGCCGATTTGCTGCCCGGTGATCGCCATGCCGTCGCCGTGCTGTTCCTCGACCTGCCCCCGACCGAAGTCGATATCAACGTCCACCCGGCCAAGGCCGAGGTGCGGTTCCGTGATTCCGCCGGGGTGCGTGGCCTGCTGGTCGGGTCGATCCGCCACACGATGATGCAGAAAGCGGGGCAAGGATCGGCCACGACATTATCCGACCGCACCTTGGCCGCATTACAATCGACCGCCAGTAACACACCGCATACGCCGTCCTATGGCACCGGCAATCTGGCCTATTCCTACACACCCGCCCCGTCTTACGGGCTGGCGGAACGCGCGTATGAAAATTATCGTCCACTCAGCCCCCTGCAACCCGCCGCGCGGTCCGAAACCGCCCCGACCATTGCGGCGCTTCAGGATCAGGATTTCCCGCTGGGCGCGGCGCGCGCGCAGATCCATGAAAATTACATCATTGCCCAGACCGCAAACGGCATGGTGATTATCGACCAGCATGCCGCGCATGAACGCCTGACCTATGAACGGTTCAAGGCGCAGGTCATGGATGCGGGCCGGATTGAATCGCAGGGATTGCTGGTCCCCGAGATCATCACGCTGGATGACACCGACATCGCCCGGTTGATGGACGCGGCGGAGCAACTGGACCAGCTGGGCCTGCGCATCGAACCGTTCGGGCCGGATGCCGTGGCGGTGCAGGCCGTGCCCGCCTTGTTGTCGGGCCGTGCGGAAATTTCCCGCCTGGTGCGCGATATTTGTGACGAACTGGCCGAACAGGGCAGCACCCAAAGCCTGGAAGACCGCATCAATGCCCTGCTCTCCACTATGGCCTGTCACGGGTCCGTGCGGTCGGGGCGGGTTTTGAATGTCGATGAAATGAACGCCCTGCTGCGCCAGATGGAAGCCACGCCCAAATCCGGCCAGTGCAATCATGGCCGACCGACCTATATTACTTTGGGATTAAAAGACATCGAACGATTGTTTGGGAGAACGTGATGAGCGAGATCGACATTCCGGATCAAAACCCGAAACATGACAAACCCGCGCCAAACAAGGACCAAAAAACGGTGACCGCCGTTTATGGCACGTTGTGCGCATCGTTCATTTTGCAACTGACGCCCCATGCGGGCGTGGCGTTGTTCTCTGGACTGTTGTTGTTGTTCACATGGGGCATGATTGGTTTCCTGCGTCGTCATGCGGATCGCGAAAGCCTTCTGGCCAACCATATGAATTTTTTGAATATCACACTGTGGGTGTTTTCTGCCCTGATCTTCGTCGCGGCAGCCATTGGCGGGTATTATATTTACACCCATTACACATTCGCCCAGTTCGGCGATCTGGCCAGCCTGATGGCCGCCGGGGACATGGAGCACCCCATGATCCGCGAACTCAAAAACCTGACGCTGGCCGTTGGGGCTCCGGGCTATCTGTATATCGTCTATCGGCTGGCCAAGGGATTGCGCCGCGCCATGGGCGGGTATCGCATCGCCCACCCGAAAAATCCGTTTTAATGCCCCAATCGATCCAGAAAGTCGCGGGCGGCGTTCAGGTCCGCACGCATGGCCGCGCGCTGTTTTTCCTGATGCGGAGCCGGGCCGTATAATTCTTCGTTATAAATTTCGGCGCGGTATAAATCTTCGACATGCGCGGCGATAAATACATCGTCCGGCGTGACCGCCCCGTCCATAAAAGCCAGCCCCAGCACAACCGACCCCGACACCACGGTGACCAATTGAAAGGCGGTAAATTCGAAGAGGTCCATTCCATCCATCGCGCGGCGGATATATTGATGCGCAGCCTCTGGCTGGCGCACGGCGGCCAAACCCGGCGTCACCGTCAATGTCACACTCGACACACGCGCAAACCAATCGCGCGCCGGGGCCCAGGCCGCGTTCTGTTGCGCGGCCAGTTCCGGCGGATCCTCCGTCTGATAGCACAGCAAATCTGTATCCAGATAGCCGGCCACCATATCCGTCATGGTTTTACGTTCATGCGCCACACGATCCAGCGCCGTGATCAGGATTTGCGTCAACGGCATGGTATCGGGAAGAATGTGATCGCCCTGCGCCGCCCATTCCGCCACAATGCCCTCACCCAATGCGCGCGTTGGGGCCACAACCATCTGCCCCGACGGGGTTTTGACAGGCTTGCCATCAAGACGAATGGAGAACCCACCGCCTTGCTCGGCCTGCGCGGTCACCATTTTATAAAACCGTTTCATGGCGCGGAATCCGTCGGTGCCGACTGTAAAATTTTCAAAAACGCACTGGCGCGCAAGGGAACGGCTTGGCCCGCCGCATCGCCCTCACTCACCTGAACGTGATCCAGCGCAGCATTCCAAAAGGAGGCCGCATTCTGCGCCGCCTTGGTCCCGGGGACAGGCGTCGCCAACGCGGCCAGCGCCGCATACAAATCTGCCAGTTCCGACGCCGCCGCATCCGCACCAGACACCCGCAATGTGCCGTGCACTTTTGCCGCATCCGCCGTCGTGTCACCCACTGTAATATCAGGGGTCATTTTAAATGAACCCAACGTCAATTCCGGTTCGCCCGCCAGACGCAGGCCGCCATTATGCCGCCCAATTTTCATCGCCCCCACGACCGGGTATCCGGTCAAGCCGAATTGCGTAATGTTCAGCACCGCACCACCCAGCAAACCCGTATCAAACCCGGTTTCCAACGATACCGGCCCGATCGATGCCGTCAAAATCGCGTCGTCACGTACCCGCCAGACGGGCTTGGCTTCATTGCCGTCATTGTGCATATCCAGGCGCATTGACACACCGTCATCACCATACATACCCGACACAACCAACGCCGATTGATCCGCATCAATCCCCACACGGTCCAGTGCAATCGCGCGATATCCGGTCGTCGCCTGATCAATACGAACGCCCTGTATATCCAACACGCGGAACCGTGTCCGTGACAGGATCAGGTCGCCGAAGCTGACCTTTAACTTCGCCGAATCCACCGTGGCCACAACAGGACCCGGCATTGGTTTTTCGGTCACGGCATCAACGCGCCCCGGCGCCCGCACGCGGCCCGCGTCAATCACCATGCCCGGAATGGGTTGGTGAAACCGGACGTCAGCCATATCAATTTCAAGAAAGGGAAAAAATGACGCGTTGTTCAACGTGCCGATCCGCACATCGTAACCGCTGGCCTGGGATAAATTCCCCTCCAGACCGACACGCAACATTGCCTTGTCACCGCCCAGCAGATACAGCGCACCAAGGCTGACCCCAATCGCCACGGCAAACACCATGAGCAATCGGAGAAAAAACCGACCCTTTGATCGTTTATTCATCGGAAGCGCTATCCTGTTGGATAATGATTTGGTCGGCGGACGGAACCGGCGTGCTTTGCACCTGCGGCATCACGCTTTCAAACTGCATCGCACCGGTTTTCATGGCGATATCGCACGGGCGGATAAACTGGCACACCTCACGGCCCAATGCGCGATCTTCGACCAAACCCCAAAACGCTGTGCGCTCGGTCAGGTAATCGGTCGATTGCGGGTCCAATGTGCTGACATCCACATCCGGCGGCAACAATGGGACAGGGGCGCAGAGCCCTTCGGCCACGCACGCATCATATTTCGCCGGATCAGACAATTCACCCGATTCAATGCGGCGCGCGGTGGACACCATGCGCACGTGAATGCGCTCAATCTCCTGCATCAGATTGATACCGAATGTCGCATTGATGGCGTCTGTCGTCTTGCATTCTTCGGGAATGGCACGGCCCACATCGGCCGGAGCGCCACATGTTTTTTCGAACGCCAGCAAACCACCCTTCGGGGCTTCCTCAACCGGTTTGTTGGTGGCCAGCACCAGGGCGGTCAAACCACCCAGCAAAACCACGGCCAAACCACCGGCAAGAAACAAATTGCGGGATGGGGACGATAGAAAATCGCTCATTTTTTACACTGCTCTTTAAAATTCATAGGGCCCTGAACAAGATCTTGGATTGAGTATAGCACCAAGGTCGTGAATGCAAAGCCTCAAAGATGAATTTAACCCATTGATATAAAAAGATTAAAACTCGACGTTGGCGAACGGATCGTGGTCGATCTGGGGCCGGAAATCAAAGGCCTTCCAGCTTTTGCGTAAATCATCGGCCAGCGGCGCGGTTACATCAATCATCCCCTTGCGGGTCGGGTGCGGCACAACAATCCGCCAGGCATGCAAATGCAACCGCGGGGCCAAATTCATGTCGTGGATCATGTTGATGCGCGCATCATCTTTTTCCGGATCGGCGTGGCCGTATTTTTCATCACCGATCAGGGGAAAACCACCTTCCGCCGCATGCACGCGGATCTGGTGCGTGCGGCCCGTGCGCGGCCAGAACATCACGAACGCGGCGGCCGGGCCGGCGCGTTCAATCACCTGAAATTCCGTGCGGGAAAATTTTCCGTTTTCGGCATCGACGATCATCATATCCTTGTACGGACCATCGCCCTTGATCAACGGCGCATCGATCACACCGTCATTCATCTGCGGTGCGGGCGCGGTCAGGGCCCAGTAATATTTGCGGATATTGCGCCCCTCAAACGCGCGGCCCAGACGCTTCGCCGTTTCGCGGTCACGCGCCAGCAACAGCACACCGGACGTATCCCGGTCCAGACGGTGGCACAGTTTCGGCTTCACCCCATCGCGATCCGCCAGATGCTCCAGCAGCCCGTCAATATGGCGCGCGATTTTCATACCGCCCTGCACCGCGATGCCCGCGGGCTTGTTCAGCGCGACGACTTCGCCATCATCATAAATCACCATGGACCGGATCAAATCCGCATCACCCGGATGCGGACGGAACCATGTGTCGGTTTTACCAACGGCCGCCCCAGACCCAGCGGGCGGCAAGCGCACCGTTTGCCCGGCGTTCAAACGCGTATCCGTTTTGACACGGCCACCATCGACGCGGATTTGCCCCTTGCGCATCAGCTTCTGCACCAGCGCATAGGGCAGGTCCGGCGCATATTTTTTCAGCCAGCGGTCCAGACGCTGCCCATCATCGCCCATTTCAACGACGATCTGGCGCACGCCGCCCGATTTTTCGTCGGAGGGGGTTTCATCAGCGGATACATCATCCATATCCTGATCGTCGGCAAATTGATCGTCGTCACTCATGACAGAATTCCTCGTACACAGGCCAGCCCGGCGACAAGCCCGGCCAGCGATAAACCAACGGAGAGCGCGACATACAACGCCGCTTGCGTGAATGCGCCACGCTCCCACAACAAAATCGTATCGGCGGAGAAGGCGGAGAATGTCGTAAACCCGCCCAAAACCCCCACCATCAAAAACGCCCGCCATGGTGCGGAGGCTTCGGCAGACAACGCGAACACACCAATCAAAACACCCATCAGCGTCGAGCCGATGACATTGCACGCCAGAATGCCCCACGGAAAACCGGATGGAACAAACGCCGCCACGCCATTATTCAGCAGATGGCGCACCACCGATCCAATCGCACCGCCCGCGGCAATGGCCAGAATGGTTTGCATTATTCATCCCCTTCCGCATTTTTGCGGGCGCGCAATTTGGCCCAGTAATCCACGCGCTTGCGCAATTCACGCTCAAATCCACGCTCGACAGGATTATAGAAGATTTCGCGCGCCATGCCGTCAGGAAAATAGTTCTGGCCGGAAAAAGCATCTGGATCATCGTGGTCATAGGCATAATTCGCCCCGTACCCCAGATTTTTCATCAATTTGGTCGGTGCGTTCAGGATATGCGCCGGGGGTGCCAGTGACCCGGTGTCCCGCGCCACCATCTTGGCGCGGTTATAGCCCTTATACACGGCGTTCGATTTCGGCGCGGTGGCCATATAGACCAAGGCCTGCGCCAATGCCAACTCCCCTTCCGGACTGCCCAGCCGTTCATATGTGTCCCACGCCGCCACGGCCTGGCTCAGCGCACCCGGATCACCCAGGCCAATATCTTCCACCGCCATACGCGTGATGCGGCGCGCGATAAACCGTGGGTCTTCGCCCCCTTCCAGCATGCGGCAGAACCAGTACAGCGCCGCATCCGCATCCGACCCGCGCACGGATTTATGCAGCGCGCTGATCAGATTGTAATGACCATCATCCTTTTTGTCGTACAACGGCGCGCGGCGATTGACGAGCGCGGTCAGCGCGGCAATGTCGAACAGATCGCCGTCCCGTGCCTGCGCGAACACCTGCTCCGCCATGGTTAAGGCATAACGTCCATCCCCATCCGCCATGGCTTTCAACGCGTCGCGTGCGGACGCATCCAACGGCAAGGCCCGCTCCATATGGGTTTCCGCCGCCTGCAACAATTTTTCAATCGCCGCATCGTCCAGACGTTTCAGGACAAAAACCTGACACCGCGACAACAACGCCGCATTCAATTCAAAGGATGGGTTTTCCGTGGTCGCGCCGATCAATGTGATCGTGCCATCCTCCACCACGGGCAGGAACGCATCCTGCTGCGATTTATTGAAGCGATGAATTTCATCGACGAAAAGGAGTGTACCCTTGCCATTCCGGCGGCGCAGGCGCGCAGATTCGAACACGCGCTTTAAATCCGCCACGCCGGAAAAGATCGCCGAAATTTGTTCGAAATGCAGATCAGTATGCCCGGCCAGAATGCGCGCCAGCGTGGTCTTGCCACAGCCCGGCGGCCCCCACAAAATCATCGACACGATCCGGTTGTTGACCACCATCCGGCCAATGGCCCCGTCCGCCCCCGTCAGGTGGTCTTGACCCGCAATCCCCGCCAATTCACGCGGACGCAACAAATCCGCCAAAGGCCGGGGGCCATGGGCTTGGGAATCGTCGGATTCCGGGGTTTCTGCGGGGTCAAACAACGTGGCCATGGGGGCAAAATACGGGGGTTTCGCCCTAAAGACAAGCTCTCATTATTGACATATTCACCGCCCAAATCGCAGGATCAATGACCCGCGTCACCGAATAACAATCTGCTGCGTCCGGCCATTGCGCTCCAGCGTGATGGCCCAAACGCCACCGCGGCCCGGGCGGGACAAGGCCTGCTTCGCATCATCGGTTGTTTCAATAACCCTGCCATTGACCTCAACCACCTTATCACCGGGGCGAACGAAGCGCGTTGCGATCGAGCGTTCCTCTACACCGATCACCACCACGCCGGCATGATCGTCACTGGCATCGCCGAAGCCCAGTTCGGACACCACCGCCGGATTCATGTTGACCAGCGTCGCCCCCGATAACGGGTTTTCACCCTTGATCAATTGCTTTTTGCGCGCCGGCTCATCCGGCGGGGCAATGGCGGCCACTTTTACATCGCGGGTTTTACCCTGACGCAGGATGGTCATATCCGCCTTGCCACCAATCTTGGTCGTGGCCATGCGATATTTCATTTCCGACGGATCGGCGATTGTGTGGCCATTCACGGCCACGATCAAATCGCCAGCCTTCACTCCGGCCTTATGCAGCGGACTGGCCGCGTGCAATTTGGCCACCAGAACGCCCGCCGGACGATCAAGGCCGAGGGATTCAGCAATATCAGCCGTTACACTCTGCGCCGTAATGCCCAGCCATGGGCGCACCACACTGCGGCGCCCATCGACGGCATTTTCTTCGGCGTCCATCACACTCATCACCATTTCGGATGGAACGGCAAAGCCGATCCCCAGCGACCCGCCGTCACGCGAATAAATGGCCGTGTTAATGCCAATCACGCCGCCATCCATCGCCACCAGCGGCCCACCGGAATTGCCGGGGTTAATGGCCGCATCGGTCTGGATAAAGAAATTAAAATCATTGATATTCAGGCTGGACCGCGCCAAGGCGGAAATAATCCCGCTGGTCACCGTCTGGCCGACACCGAACGGATTGCCGATGGCCAAAACAAGATCCCCCACCTGGGCCGTTTCACTGGCCCGCAACGGTGCGAAGGGCAGTTTTTCACCCTCTGCATCGACGCGCAAAACCGCAATGTCGGATGGTTCGTCGCGCACGCTGACCCGGGCCGGAAATTCCCGGCCATCCGCCAACACAACACGAATTTCATCCGCACCATCGATCACATGGACGTTGGTAATCACCACCCCATCCGCATCAACGATGACACCAGAACCCAGAGCATTTTCGACCTTCTGCCGCGTCAATCCCCCGCCAGAGTACGGAAACGCATCACCAAAAAACTGTTCGAAAAACGGATCGCTCATGAACGGATGGGCGCGGCGGGTGATGGTGCGACTGGTATAAATATTCACCACCGCCGGGGCCACCTTCTGCACCAGTGGCGCAAAGGACAGGTTCGCCTGCGCCTGTGATTGCGGGACAGCACGCGGCATATCCTGTGCCAAAGCCGGGGCGGACAGGCAAAGAACGGCCAATAAAGATGCAATAAAACGGGTCATAACCCTATTATTTAGAATGATCGGGGGCCCGTCTCAAGGGGGTCCTTGTCATCAGGAGCGTATAAACAGAACGGCGCGCGGGCACCTCCAAGATTCTGTAAAGAAGCGCCGAAAACGCCACACTGGCCAGAACCACAGCCATGGCCAGAAGCGGAAAGAATTTTGCATACATTTCTTCCGACAGCACCGCGTGGGCCACCAGCAGAACAACAACCATCACCGGGTAGTGCACCATATACAACGCATAGGAAATGTCCCCCAGCCAGACTGGAAAACTGCGCGCCAGCCAGGTCGCCGGCCTTTGACCCGTCGCATCCTGGGGCATCCGCGACATATCCGCACCCAAACGGATCATCCAACAAAAAATTGGGATCAAAATAATATCGGGCGTCCGCACGTGCATCAGCGCAATGGCCAGACAAGCCGCCGCGAAAAGTTGCACCCCGGCGGCCCCTAAAACAGGGCGTGTCGCAGACCAGCGGTACAAAGCGATGCCCAAAATAAAATCCGGCATAACCCGAAGGATCGAACAATCAAAACTGTATGTCGTAAAGGGCCGCGTTGGATCCATACTAAAAGACATCAGCCACACATAGGCGTACAACCCGGCGACAACAAGCAACGCACGCCCAGGGCGCAGCCCCATCATAAGAGGCAGGAGCCAAGGAAAGCACAGATATGCAAACCATTCCGCCGCAATCGACCAGGACGGCACATTAAAGGTCAAACCACCATCCATGCCCCAGCTTTGGATCATTAAAAAATTATTCAGCAAAGACAGAAACGGAAACTCACCAGGCCAAGGCCCCACAGGACCAAAACGAAACGGTGTCAACGCGACGCCAACCATAAACAGCAATGTCACGAAATGCAGCGGATAGATCCGCGCAAAACGACGCGCAATAAAATCCCCCGCCCGCATTTTGCCCGCTTGCCATTGCGGGGCATAAACATGCGTCAGGATAAAGCCGCTGAGAATAAAAAAGAAATCAACCGCCAGATATCCCTCATGCAGGAAACCCGTATAGGCCAACAGATCAAAGGGCGCGAAATAGCGAAAATGATGAATCACCACGACCATGGCCGCAAAAAATCGCAGGCTGGTCAATATTGGCAAATCTTTCGGATAGGCCGGGGCGCTGGTCATACCACCATGATACATGAATCCGCCCCAAAGCCCCGCCCCAAAAATCACAAGAAAAAAGGCCACCGAAACGGTGGCCTTTGTTTCCTTAAAACTGAAAACGGGATTATTCCGCGTCTTTTTCAGCTTCTTTTTTCTTTGCCGGGGCTTTTTTAGCAGCCGGTTTCTTTTCAGCGGCGTCTTTTTTCGGCGCAGCTTTCTTCGCAGCCAGCTTTTTAGCGGCCGGTTTTGCAGACGGGGCCTTTTTCGCCTTGGCTTCTTTCAGCTCGCCTTCTTCGCCAACTTCGTATTCGCTTGCAACGTCTTCACCCAGCATGGTCGGACCGCTGTCCTGACCTTTTGCGGATACGTCACGATCAACGAATTCGATCACAGCCATCGGAGCGGCGTCGCCATAACGGAAGCCGGCTTTCATGATGCGGATGTAACCACCGTTACGGTCTTTGTAACGATCGGCCAGAACGTCGAACAATTTACCAACTTGTACTTCGTCGCGCATGATTGCGATGGCGCGGCGACGGTTGGCCAGGCCACCTTTTTTCGCCAGCGTTACCAATTTCTCGGTGAACGGGCGCAGTTCCTTGGCTTTCGGCAGAGTCGTCGTGATCTGCTCATGCTTCACCAGTGCGGCCGACATGTTTGCGAATGTGGCTTTGCGGTGCTGGGATTTACGGCCCAATTTACGCTGTTTAATACCGTGTTTCATTTACTTCACTCCAACGTCTGCGGTCTTCCTCGGAAGAACCATTGTGTTTTCCATCGACATGCCAAAAACAAAAAGCATTGAAGACAGAGGCGGGCACCATGCCCGTTTAATGCAGGATGCCGATATCACAAGGACGCGGCATCCCACAAATTCAGATTAGAACGGCTCGTCAACTTTACGGGCCAGGTCTTCGATGTTCTCTGGCGGCCAGCCCTCA
The genomic region above belongs to Micavibrio aeruginosavorus EPB and contains:
- a CDS encoding AsmA family protein, yielding MNKRSKGRFFLRLLMVFAVAIGVSLGALYLLGGDKAMLRVGLEGNLSQASGYDVRIGTLNNASFFPFLEIDMADVRFHQPIPGMVIDAGRVRAPGRVDAVTEKPMPGPVVATVDSAKLKVSFGDLILSRTRFRVLDIQGVRIDQATTGYRAIALDRVGIDADQSALVVSGMYGDDGVSMRLDMHNDGNEAKPVWRVRDDAILTASIGPVSLETGFDTGLLGGAVLNITQFGLTGYPVVGAMKIGRHNGGLRLAGEPELTLGSFKMTPDITVGDTTADAAKVHGTLRVSGADAAASELADLYAALAALATPVPGTKAAQNAASFWNAALDHVQVSEGDAAGQAVPLRASAFLKILQSAPTDSAP
- a CDS encoding RluA family pseudouridine synthase produces the protein MSDDDQFADDQDMDDVSADETPSDEKSGGVRQIVVEMGDDGQRLDRWLKKYAPDLPYALVQKLMRKGQIRVDGGRVKTDTRLNAGQTVRLPPAGSGAAVGKTDTWFRPHPGDADLIRSMVIYDDGEVVALNKPAGIAVQGGMKIARHIDGLLEHLADRDGVKPKLCHRLDRDTSGVLLLARDRETAKRLGRAFEGRNIRKYYWALTAPAPQMNDGVIDAPLIKGDGPYKDMMIVDAENGKFSRTEFQVIERAGPAAAFVMFWPRTGRTHQIRVHAAEGGFPLIGDEKYGHADPEKDDARINMIHDMNLAPRLHLHAWRIVVPHPTRKGMIDVTAPLADDLRKSWKAFDFRPQIDHDPFANVEF
- the crcB gene encoding fluoride efflux transporter CrcB — protein: MQTILAIAAGGAIGSVVRHLLNNGVAAFVPSGFPWGILACNVIGSTLMGVLIGVFALSAEASAPWRAFLMVGVLGGFTTFSAFSADTILLWERGAFTQAALYVALSVGLSLAGLVAGLACVRGILS
- a CDS encoding replication-associated recombination protein A, with amino-acid sequence MATLFDPAETPESDDSQAHGPRPLADLLRPRELAGIAGQDHLTGADGAIGRMVVNNRIVSMILWGPPGCGKTTLARILAGHTDLHFEQISAIFSGVADLKRVFESARLRRRNGKGTLLFVDEIHRFNKSQQDAFLPVVEDGTITLIGATTENPSFELNAALLSRCQVFVLKRLDDAAIEKLLQAAETHMERALPLDASARDALKAMADGDGRYALTMAEQVFAQARDGDLFDIAALTALVNRRAPLYDKKDDGHYNLISALHKSVRGSDADAALYWFCRMLEGGEDPRFIARRITRMAVEDIGLGDPGALSQAVAAWDTYERLGSPEGELALAQALVYMATAPKSNAVYKGYNRAKMVARDTGSLAPPAHILNAPTKLMKNLGYGANYAYDHDDPDAFSGQNYFPDGMAREIFYNPVERGFERELRKRVDYWAKLRARKNAEGDE
- a CDS encoding Do family serine endopeptidase; the encoded protein is MTRFIASLLAVLCLSAPALAQDMPRAVPQSQAQANLSFAPLVQKVAPAVVNIYTSRTITRRAHPFMSDPFFEQFFGDAFPYSGGGLTRQKVENALGSGVIVDADGVVITNVHVIDGADEIRVVLADGREFPARVSVRDEPSDIAVLRVDAEGEKLPFAPLRASETAQVGDLVLAIGNPFGVGQTVTSGIISALARSSLNINDFNFFIQTDAAINPGNSGGPLVAMDGGVIGINTAIYSRDGGSLGIGFAVPSEMVMSVMDAEENAVDGRRSVVRPWLGITAQSVTADIAESLGLDRPAGVLVAKLHAASPLHKAGVKAGDLIVAVNGHTIADPSEMKYRMATTKIGGKADMTILRQGKTRDVKVAAIAPPDEPARKKQLIKGENPLSGATLVNMNPAVVSELGFGDASDDHAGVVVIGVEERSIATRFVRPGDKVVEVNGRVIETTDDAKQALSRPGRGGVWAITLERNGRTQQIVIR